ATCCAGGCGGCGGATGCCGTTATGGTGGCGCGTGGGGACCTGGGGGTGGAGGCGCCGGCGGAGGAGGTGCCGCTCTACCAGAAGCGCATCATCCAACTGGCGCGGCTGGCGGCCAAGCCGGTCATTACCGCGACCCAGATGCTGGAGTCCATGATTCACAACCCGCGGCCCACCCGCGCCGAGGCCAGCGACGTGGCGAACGCCATTCTGGACGGCACGGATGCCGTAATGCTTTCGGGAGAGACAGCGATCGGGAAGTACCCGGTGGAAGCAGTGGAGATGATGGTGCGCATTGCGCTGGCAACGGAACGGGCATTCCCCTACGAGCGGGAGCTGGAACGCGTTGGCCCTCTGCCGGCGGACGGCGTCACCGATGCGGTCACCCAGGCTACCTGCGAGATCGCCCATGAACTGTCGGCCAAGGCCATCATCCCCTCCACCATGTCGGGGTATACCGCCCGCATGGTGTCGCGGCATCGGCCGGCCACGCCCATATTGGTCTGCACGCCTTCGGAGAAGGTGTGCCGGCAAATGGCACTGGTGTGGGGTGCCCATGCCGCGCTGGTGCCGGAATATCAGGGCACTGATGAGATGATCCGCACGGCCGACCGGGCCGCAGTGGCCTGCGGCATGGCGACGGCCGGCGACCTGGTGGTGATTACCGCCGGCATCCCGAGCGGCGGGCGCGGCAAGACCAATATGGTGTATGTGCATCGGGTCATGGGGGAAGCTTGACTCCAAGGGATGTTGGATACGGATATGTATGACGTTATCGTTGTCGGTGCAGGACATGCCGGCTGTGAGGCGGCGCTGGCGGCGGCGCGGATGGGAGCGCGCACTCTGCTGTTGACCATGAACCTGGACCTCATCGCCCAGATGCCCTGCAACCCCTCGGTGGGTGGGCCGGGCAAGGGCCATTTGGTGCGGGAGATCGACGCGCTGGGCGGCGAAATGGGCCGGCATACCGACCGCACCATGATTCAGATACGCCTGCTCAATTCCTCCAAGGGGCCGGCGGTGCAGGCACTGCGCGCCCAGGCCGACAAGCGCCTCTATTCCTTGTACATGAAGCTCACGCTGGAGCACACCCCCAACCTGGAGCTGAAGCAGGCCATCGTGGAGGAGGTGCTCGTCAAGGGGGATCGGGTGGCCGGCGTGCGGACCGCCAACGGCATCGAATATGCCGGCAGGACGGTCATCCTGACCACAGGCACCTTCCTGGCTGGCCGCATCCTGAGCGGAAAGTTCAGCCAGCCGGCCGGCCGCGCCGGCGAGTTCCCGGCGATCGGCTTGTCCGCCTGCCTGCGCCGGCTGGGCTTTCAGATGGGGCGGCTCCAGACCAATACCCCACCGCGGGTAGATGCCCGCACCATTGACTTCTCCCAGACGATCATCCAGCCCGGCAGTGAGGTCCCGTTGGCGTTCAGCACGGCATATCCGCCCGACCAGGTTCCGGACGTGGTGCCGGAGCTCTCCCTGCCCCCGAACCCGGTGTATCCCCGGCCGGCCGGGCCGGCGTGGCGGCCGCAGTTGCCCTGCTACATGGTGCATACCAACGCCGAGACGCACGCCGTGGCGCGGGCGAACCTGCATCTGTCGCCGATTTCCGGCGGCATCATCGAGGCGGCCGGCCCGCGCTACTGCCCCTCGTTCGAGGAAAAGCTCATCCGCTTCCCCGACAAGCCGTCGCATCAGTTCTTCCTGGAGCCGGAAGGGTGGTTGACCAACGAGGTCTACGTGCAGGGATTTTTCACCGGCCTGCCGGAAGAGGTGCAGATAGCCGTGCTCCATACCATTCCGGCCCTGCGGGAAGCCAAGATCATGCGCGCCGGCTATGCCATCGAGTACGACTATGTGCCGAGCTTCCAGCTCTCCCATTCGCTGGAGACGCGGCTGGTGGAGGGGTTGTTCCACGCCGGCCAGATCAACGGCTCTTCGGGATACGAGGAGGCCGCCGCGCAGGGTATCATCGCCGGCATCAACGCCGCCCGCAAGGTGCAGGGCCGGCCGCCCCTGGTGTTGGGCCGGCATCAGGCCTATATCGGCGTGCTGATTGACGACCTGGTGACCAAGGAGCTGACGGAACCGTACCGCATCATGACCTCGCGCGCCGAGTACCGCCTGCTCCTGCGCCAGGACAATGCGGATCTGCGGCTGTCCCCGCTGGGCTATGAGGCCGGCCTGCTTCCCTATGAGCGCTATGCCAGGGTGAAGGCCAAGCAGGAAGCAATTCAGCGGGAGCTGGAGCGCCTGGGGAACACCTGGTTGGCACCTTCGGAGGAGGTGCGGCGGGTGCTGGAGGAGGCCGGCCTTTCCCCCACCGACGAGCCGATCCACCTGCTGACCTTTTTGCGCCGGCCGGAGGTGGATTATGGCCTGATCCTGCGGCTGGCGCCGCCGCCCGAGCCGCTCCCTGCGGACGTTATGGAGCAGGTGAGCATTGAAGCGAAGTATGCCGGCTACATCGAGAAACAGCGGAAGCAGGTGGAGCGCATGCGCCGGCTGGAGGATCACCGCATCCCGCCCGATTTCGATTACGCCGGCGTGATTGGCCTGCGCAGTGAGGCGCGCGAGAAGCTGGAGCGCTTCCGGCCGGCCACAGTGGGGCAGGCGGCGCGGTTGGCCGGCGTGAATCCGGCGGATATCTCCGTACTGCTTGTACATCTGGAACGGGGGCGCCGGCAAAGTGACAAAAAAGCCGGCTGATGTTATAATTATGGCTCAAGTGCCGGCCTGGCCGGCGGGGCTCAATCTCTGTACTGAGGGAATCGGTCATGCCAATATCGCCTGATCTGATGAATACCATTATGGTGGTCCTGGAGGTGATCCTGGCGCTGACGGGTGGGTTCCTGGCCGCGCTCTGGATCAGCCTGGTCATATGGACCTTCCGGGACATCCGCTCGCGCACCCGCGACATCTTCGCCCAACTGCTGGCCACTCTGCTGGTCCTTGTCCTCAACATCCCCGGCCTTCTGCTGTACCTGATCCTTCGCCCGCCGGAGCGCCTGACCGAGGCATATGAGCGCGCGCTGGAGGAAGAGGCACTGCTTCAGGATATCGAGGAGCGGGCCGTGTGCCCCGCTTGCAAGCGGCAGGTGGAGAAAGATTTTATCCTCTGCCCGGCCTGCCATACCCCGTTGAAGAAGCGCTGTCCTGAATGCGGTCGCGTCCTGCAGTTGCGCTGGACGATTTGCCCGTACTGCGGCGCACCGCAGGATGGTGCCGGCACCGGGGCCGAACAGGCGGCGCCGGCGGAGGAATATCTGCATCCGCAGGCTCCCTTCGACGAAGAGGAGATGGAAACGGCCGCCTGGCCGGCGTCCGGCAGTTCCTCCTCGCTCACTTCTTCCGAGGACTGATGGCGGATATCCCTTTCACCGCAGGGGCCGGCGGCCGTGCGGCTTTTTCATATTAATACTCGCCGGCGGCGTTGTGATGGCGGCGCCAGGATGATATAATAGCGGTGAATATCCTGGCGCTATCCCCATGGGCGCAAAGAGAAGCAGGCAGGAGCCATGCCCTCCACAGTACTGGACTGGATGCGCCGGCCAGCACGCCGGCGCGATTTCACACAGGTTCCGGAAGACTGGCTTGCGGTCCTGCGTCGGGCGCAGGAGGGGGACTCATCGCCGGCGCGGCAGATGCTGGCGGAATATCTCAGCCGGCATCCTGACGCAGTGCTGGGCTGGTTCTGGCTGGCATGTGTGAGCGACAATCCCTGGGAGGTGCTCAGCGCTCTGCGCAAGGTGGAGGAGCTGGGCGGTGGCGATGTGCCGGCGGTGCGCCAGGGCATGACCTGGGCGCAGGAACGCATTGCCCGCGGAGAGCGCGCCGTGCCGATGCAAGCTCCTTTTGTGCCGGCGCTTCGTGCTCCGCGCGCCAACGGCCGGCGCTATCGCCCCGTCGTCCCTGTGTCTTCCTCCCCCCTGCGCTGGCCCCTGGTCGTTGGCCTGATAGCCATCGCACTGGTGGTGGCGTTGGGGTTTGGCTGGGTGCTGGCGGGGAACGGCGTGCTCTCGGCGGAGACGCCGGTTTCTCTCCCTGATGCGCCATCCGCCGGGAAAGAGGTTTCGATCCCGCGGTGGCTGTCGGCCGGCGCCGGCGCAAGCAGGCCGGCGGAGAAGGCGCTTTCGCTGGCGGAGGAACACGCGCGTCGCGCGGAGGGGCTGCTTCAGCGCGGGGACTTTCGCCAGGCGCTCTCGGAGCTTGATGCGGCGATCGCCCTGCGCCCGTATGATATGCAGTTCCAGGAGGCCCATGCGCTGGCGGCGCAGTACTGGACCGGCCTGCAGAGGTACCATGCCGGCGACTGGCCGGGGGCGGTGCAGGCCTTGGAGACGCTGTGGCACACTGCCAGCGGCTACCGGGAGGTGGGGCGCTTCCTGGGTCAGGCGTATTTCGAATGGGGCATGGCGGAACAGCATGCCGGCCGGCTGGATGAGGCGGAACGCCTGTACCAGCGCGCCATGCAGTTACTGCCCGAGTCGGTGGATGTCGAGGACAAACTGTTGGAAATCCACCACATTCGGAATCCCATCCCTACCGGCTGGGATAAGAAAATCGTGGTGGATATTGCCAGCCAGCGCTTTTACGCCTATGAGGGCAAGCGTCTCGTGTATGAGTTCGTCTGTTCCACTGGCGGCGCCGGCAGTCCGACCGTGCCGGGCGAGTATCAGGTGTTGGACAAGATTCCGGTGGCCTATTCCTCGGCCTGGCATCTGGAGATGCCGTACTGGTTGGGGATATATTGGTCGGGCACCCTGGAGAACGGGATCCATGCCCTGCCCATCTTGTCCAACGGTCAGGTGCTGTGGGAGGGATACCTGGGCCGTCCCGTTTCGTTCGGGTGCATTATCCTGAGCACGGAAGCGGCCAAGACGATCTATGATTGGGCGGAAATCGGCACGCCGGTGATCATTCGCTGATCAGCGGTCACGGCCGGAAAGGGGATGGGAAATGCCGAGGGAAACCTTTGCCTCCGAACTGCATGATCTGGAGATGCAGTTGGCCGGCATGGCGGGTGCCGTGGACCAGGCCATCGCCAACGCCCTGCGGGCACTGGTGGATCGCGATCGCGCCCTGGCCGAGCAGGTCATCGCCCAGGACCTGGAGATCAACCAGCGCGAGCGCGAGATTATCGAGCGCTGTCTGGTGCTGATCGCCACGCAACAGCCCATGGCCGGCGACCTGCGCGTCATCCTCTCCGTCTACAGCATCGCCTCGGAGCTGGAGCGCATGGGGGACCATGCCGAGGGTGTCGCCAACATCTCCCTGCGCTTGATGGAAGAACCGCTCTTAAAGCCCCTCATTGATATCCCGCGCATGGCGGAAACCGCCCGAGAGATGCTGAAGGAACAGATGCAGGCATTCCTCCAGCGGGATGTGGAACGTGCCCGGCGCGCCTCGAGCCTGGATGACCTGGTGGACAACCTGTACGACCAGGTGTATCGGGAACTGCTCGTGTACATGATGCAGGACCCGGGCACCATCCGCCGCGCCACGCTCCTGCTGTGGGTGGCGCATAATCTGGAACGCATTGCCGACCGCACCACCAACATCGGAGAGCGGGTGCTGTTTCTGGTGACGGGGCGGGTCGAGGAATTGAATCCGACCCCGAAGAAGCATGAGCGGTGAGGACGGATGACGAGGATGGGGAATGATGGATGCGGCACAGTTAGCACAACAGGTTTCATGGCTGGATGAACAGCGCCGGCGCGACCGCACCGAGCTGGTCGCGCTTCAGCAAAGGGTGGAGGCGCAGAACGCCCAGATCATGGAGCTGGGCAAGAAACTGCAGGAAGCAGAGGGCCGGCTGGCCGGCATGGCCGCCCAACTGACGCGCTTCACGCTGGTGGACCAGGCTATGGCCCAGCTCAAAGAAGAAGTGGTGCTGATGCTGAAACGGGAGGAGGAACAGCGTCAGCTCGCTGAGCGCGAGGCCAGCCATGTGCGCCGCACTGAGCGCGAGGCCATCATGAAGGCGCTCAATGACCTCCGCCTGGAGGTCCAGGCGCTGACAAAACTGCGCGACGAGATGGATCTGCGCAAGGCGGAGGACAAGCGCCTGAACGATGTCCTGCTGGAACTGCGCCAGAACCTGATCGACATGGCTCGCCAGGGGGAGGAATGGCCGAAAAAGCTCTCCTACCTGGAGGAACAGCGCCGGCTGGACAGCAAGCGCCTGGCACAGCTAGAGCAGGAATCGGCCGAACTGGTCAAGGCCATGGAACAGTTGCGCGGGCAGATGGAGCTGACCAACGGGGTGCTGAGCCGGCTGGAAAGCCGCGTGAACACATTGTGGACAGCACGTGATGATCTCAAGGCAGAATACGGCCGCCTGCAGGAATCCCTGCTCCTTGGCGAAGAGGAGCGCAAGCGTCAGCTAGCCAAGTATGCCGAGGCGTTCGAGGCCTTCGGCCGGCAGATGGAGGACTTCGCCCGGCAATTCGTCCAATTCCGCGAGGTCTTTGATGAGAGCCGGCGAGTGCTGGCCCAGTTCCAGCAGTTGGAGGAGCGCCTGAAGCGCGATCAGGCGCAGGTGGCGGAGCTTCAGCGCCTGGCCGAGGAGCGCATGCAGAAAGCCTACGAGGAATTCGTGGCCGAGGATGAGCGGCGCTGGCGCAAGCACGAGATGGCCTGGGACCAGCGCTGGAACGAACAGGAGCGCACCAACGCCCAGCTCAAGGAGCGCTTTGCCCCGCTGGAAGAGCAGGTGAAAAAGCTGATAGCCCAGGTCGTCGAGTTGTGGGATGTCCAGCAGGCGTTCGTCCGGCATCAGAGCGCGGAGGTGGAGCGCTGGATCGCCGAGTTCACCAAACGCTGGGATGAGCGCACGCGCTAGCGGGACCGCTTTGCGGAGGGGACAGCGGTGGGCGTTTTGGGTACAGCCGGCCATGTGGATCACGGGAAATCGAGCCTGGTCCTCGCGCTGACGGGGATTGACCCGGACCGCCTGCGCGAGGAAAAAGAGCGCGAGATGACCATTGACCTGGGGTTCGCCTGGCTCGACCTGCCGGATGGCCAGCGGGTGGGCATCGTGGATGTGCCCGGCCATAAGGACTTCATCAAGAACATGCTGGCCGGCGTCGGCGGCATTGACGCCGCCCTGCTGGTCATCGCCGCCGACGAGGGCCCCATGCCGCAGACGCGCGAGCACCTGGATATATTGGACCTGCTTCAGGTGAAGGCCGGCATCGTCGCCCTGACGAAAATTGACCTGGTGGATGATCCGGAGTGGCTGGAGCTGGTGGAAGCGGAGATCACCGAACTGCTTGAGGGCACCAGCCTGGAAGGGGCCCCTATCATCCGGGTTTCCAGCCGCACGGGCGAGGGCCTGGACAGGCTCAAGGAAGAGATCGGCCGGCTGATGAAGAGCGTCGGGGCGCGGGAGGGCAAGGGCCGCGGCCGCCTGCCGGTGGACCGCGCTTTCACCATCGCCGGCTTCGGCACGGTGGTTACCGGCACGCTCCTCGACGGCCCCTTCCGCATCGGGGACGAGGTGGAGATCCAGCCCCGGGGCCTGCGGGCGCGCATCCGCGGCCTGCAGAGCCATAAGCAGAAGCTGGAGGTCGCACAGCCAGGGAGCCGCGTGGCGGTGAACCTCAGCGGCGTGGACCTGGAAGCGGTGACGCGCGGCGACGTGGTGGCCATCCCGGGCACCCTTCGCCCGACGACGATGATAGACGCCTCCCTGCGCTATCTGGCGGACGCGCCGGTCCCCCTGCGGCATAATACGCTGGTGGACTTCTTCTCCGGCGCGGCAGAGGTGCAGGCGGTCGTGCGACTGCTGGACAAGGAGCAGGTTAATCCCGGTGAAGCCTGCTGGGTGCAGTTGCGCCTCATGGAGCCGGTGGCCGTGCTGAAGGGTGATCGCTTCATCATTCGCCTGCCGTCCCCCAGCGTGACCATCGGCGGGGGTGTGATCGTGGATCCGCATCCGCGCCGCCGGCACCGCCGCTTCCGCCCCGAAGTGATCCGCCATCTCGAGACGCTGGCCTTCGGCACGCCGGCGGAACTGCTCCTCCAGTCCCTGCGCACTCTCGAACCCTGCACGGTGGCGGAGCTGAAAGCGAAAAGCCAGATAGCGGATGATGTGTTCGCCCAGGCCCTGCAGGAGTGCCTGGAACAGAGGGATGTCGTCCTGCTGGCCGCTGGAGGGGAGAGCGCCGGCACGCCGCGTGCGGAGCCATCCGCGGTGATCATGTCCTTCGCCGGCTGGCAGAACCTGCGCGACCAAATCGCCCAGCTCCTGAGCGATTACCACCGCTCTTTCCCGCTCCGCCGGGGTATCCCCAAAGAGGAGCTGAAGAGCCGCCTGCGCCTGAACAGCAAGACCTTCAATGCCGTCCTGCAGTACGCCGGCGCCCAGGGGGTGATCGCTGAGTCGGATGGCATGGTCTCTCTGCCGGCGCACCGCGTGCAGTTTTCTCCGGAACAGCAGGCCAAGGTTGATGAAGTGCTGGCCGCCTTCCGCGCCCAGCCTTATACGCCGCCTTCTATCCCTGAGCTGGAGCGCCAGCTTGGAACCGAACTGCTCAATGCCTGCTTCGAGCAGAACATCCTGGTCAAACTGAATGAGGAAGTGGCGTTCCTGCCCGAGACCTTCGAGCATATGCGGCAGGCGGTGGTGGAATTTATCCAGCGCAATGGGTCCATCACGGTGGCACAGGCGCGGGATCTGTTCAATACTTCGCGCCGCTATGCCCTGGCGCTGATGGGCTACCTGGACATGATAGGGCTGACGCGGCGTGTGGGGGATGAGCGGGTCCTGCGTTGAACCGGCGGGAGTGGGGGAGGTGCGCTCGCTGGTCATCGGCGTGAACGGCTGGTTCTGGGGCCAGGAAACGGTCGGAAGCGGCCAGTATCTGCATCAACTGCTCGTTCATCTCGCATCGCTGTATCCCAGGGACCGCTACATCCTTTTCGTCCCCGCCGGCGCGCCGGCCGTATCCCGGCCACTGCCGGCGGCCAATGTGGAATACGCCGAACTGCGCACACCCTTTGGCGCGCGGGGAGACCTGGCCAAGCTCTGGTTCGAGCAGGTGAGCGTGCCGGCGGCATGCCGCACGTGGAAGGTCGACCTCCTACATGTGCCGTACTGGGCGACGCCGGCGTGGACGCCGGCGCCGGTGGTTACCACCATTCACGACGTCATCCCACTAATACTGCCGGAGTATGCCGCTTCGCCGGCGGCGCGCGCCTACACCCGCCTGGTCAGCCTCACGGCACGCCGCTCCCGGCTGGTGCTGGCCGATTCCCAGGCTACCGCCCGAGACGTGTGCCAGTACCTCCGGCTCCCCGCGGGGCGCGTGCGCACGGTCTACCTGGGGGTGGCCCCTGGCCTCGTCCCGATCGAGGACGAACGGGTGCTGGAAGGGGTGCGGGAACGCTATCGCCTGCCCGAACGTTATATATTGTACCTGGGTGGGTTCGACCGGCGCAAGAACGTGCCCATGCTGATGCAGGCCTATGCCAGGGCGGTGCGCCGGCGTCCGGAACTGCCGGCGTTGGTGGTGGGCGGCCGCCCGCCGGAGAAAGGGACGCCCCTGTTCCCCGACCCACGCCAGGCGGCCGCCGAGGCCGGCGTGCAAGAGCGCGTGCACTTCATCGGTTGGGTGCGGGAAGAGGACAAGCCGGCGCTGTACTCTATGGCTTGCTGTTCCCTCTTCCCCTCGCTGTATGAGGGATTCGGCTTGCCGGTGCTGGAAGCCATGGCCTGTGGCACACCGGTGATTGCCGCACGGGGGTCCTCGCTGGAGGAGGTTGTGGGGCCGGCCGGCATCCTGCTGGACCCGGCGGAGCCGGACGCATGGGCGGAAGCGATGTGCCGGCTGTGTATGGAGCCGGCGCTGGCCCAGGAGTTGGGCGCGCGGGCGCGGGAGCGGGCCGGCGAGCTTTCCTGGGAGCGCACCGCGCAGGAAACCCGGCGAGCCTTTGCGGATGCGGATCGGGAATGGACGTCCGGTTGAGAGGAGATGGGAGTATGACAGAGCGGAGCGGCGTGCTGGTGATTGGGGCGTCGGCGATTGATACCAAGGGTACGGCGGAACAGCGCGTGACCCTGGGCATGATGAACGCCGGCCGCATCCGGGTGCATGTGGGGGGCGTGGCGCGCAACATCGCCGAGAACCTGGCGCGGCTGGGCGTTCCCACCACCTTGCTCTCGGTGGTCGGCGAGGACGAGGCCGGCGCGGAAATCCTGGCCTATACCGCTGACAGCGGGGTGGATGTGCGCCATGTCCTGCGCGTGCCCGGCGCGGACACCGCCACCTTCGTCTCCCTGCACGATGCCGACGGCACGCGCATCCTGGCCATGTATGACATGAACATCATGACGCACTTGACCGCACGTTATGTGTATGAGCGCCGGCGTCTGTTCCAGCAGGCCGCGATGGTGGTCATTGACGCCAACCTCCCCGAGCGCACCCTGCAGACCGTCTTCTCGCTGGCCAAACGCTTTGACGTGCCCGTATGCGCGGATCCGACCTCCACCTTTCTGGCCGGCAAACTACATCCCTACCTGCCGTCCCTGTACATGATCACGCCCGACGTGGACGAAGCGCGCGTCCTGACGCGCTCCGATATCACCCTGGGGCTGGGGCCGATTGAGCTGGCCAAGCGGCTGGTGGCCGCCGGCGTGGAGATCGCCATCGTCACCATGGGGGAAAAGGGCGTCTGCTACGCCACCCAGCAGGTGAGCGGACATATCCCCGCCATCGCCACCGAGGTTAAGGATTTGACAGGGGCCGGCGATGCCATGACCGCGGCGGTGGTCTTCGGACTGCTGGAAGGCATGGACATTGACGAGGCGGTGCGGCTGGGGGTGTCCGCCAGCTCCCTCACCATCCGCTGTCGCGAGACCGTCTGCCCTGACCTCAGCCTCCAGCAGTTGTACGACAATCTTGTGATATGAGGCCTCCTATGAACGTTCCCCCCTGGATGGAGATTCGCGGCCCCGTGCGTGAGGCGCTGGCCGCCGGCTCTCCCGTCGTGGCGCTGGAGTCCACGGTCATTGCCCACGGCCTTCCGCATCCCCATAACATCGAGCTGGCACTGGATATGGAGCGCATTCTCACGAGTTACGGCGTGACGCCGGCCACGATAGGGGTGCTGGGTGGGCGTGCCTGTATCGGGCTGACGCCGGCGGAGATCGAGTATCTCGCCACGGCATCAGGTATCCGCAAGCTCAGCCGGCGCGATATGGCCATTGCCATCGCCCAGGGGCTGGACGGCGCGACAACAGTCGCCGGCACACTGCTGTTAGCCCATCTGGCCGGCATGCGCGTGTTCTGCACGGGCGGCATTGGCGGGGTGCACCGCTCTCCCGCGTTCGATGTGTCGGGGGACCTGCCGGCGCTGGCGGAAACGCCCATGATCGCGGTGTGCGCCGGCGCCAAAGCCATCCTGGATCTGCCGGCGACCCGCGAATGGCTGGAGACGCACGCTGTGCCGGTGCTGGGGTACAACACAGATGAGTTTCCAGCCTTCTTCACCCCGCGCAGTGGGCTGATGGTGGATGCGGCGGTGCGCTCGCCGGCAGAGGTGGCGCGCATCGCTCTGCGGCATTGGGAGACGGGCATGCGAAGCGCCGTGCTGGTGGCCGTGCCGCCGCCGGCGGAGGAGGCGCTGGCGCCGGAGGTCGCCGAAGCGGCTATCTCCCAGGCCCTTACGGAAGCGGAGGAGCGGGGGGTACGCGGCTGGGAGCTGACACCGTTCGTGCTGGATCGGCTGGTGGAGATCACTGCCGGCGCCAGCCTGCGCGCCAACCTGGCCCTGCTCCGCAACAACGCGCATGTCGCGGCGCAGATCGCAAAACAAATCAGCAGGGGCGGGATATAATCCAGCCCCTGCCGTGAGCGGGTTCGGAATTATCGGCCGGACGGATGGTCCAGCGTGATGGGATGCTCCAGCCGCACGCAGTTCGGCTCCGCC
The nucleotide sequence above comes from Anaerolineae bacterium. Encoded proteins:
- a CDS encoding glycosyltransferase family 4 protein; translated protein: MSGSCVEPAGVGEVRSLVIGVNGWFWGQETVGSGQYLHQLLVHLASLYPRDRYILFVPAGAPAVSRPLPAANVEYAELRTPFGARGDLAKLWFEQVSVPAACRTWKVDLLHVPYWATPAWTPAPVVTTIHDVIPLILPEYAASPAARAYTRLVSLTARRSRLVLADSQATARDVCQYLRLPAGRVRTVYLGVAPGLVPIEDERVLEGVRERYRLPERYILYLGGFDRRKNVPMLMQAYARAVRRRPELPALVVGGRPPEKGTPLFPDPRQAAAEAGVQERVHFIGWVREEDKPALYSMACCSLFPSLYEGFGLPVLEAMACGTPVIAARGSSLEEVVGPAGILLDPAEPDAWAEAMCRLCMEPALAQELGARARERAGELSWERTAQETRRAFADADREWTSG
- a CDS encoding carbohydrate kinase family protein, coding for MTERSGVLVIGASAIDTKGTAEQRVTLGMMNAGRIRVHVGGVARNIAENLARLGVPTTLLSVVGEDEAGAEILAYTADSGVDVRHVLRVPGADTATFVSLHDADGTRILAMYDMNIMTHLTARYVYERRRLFQQAAMVVIDANLPERTLQTVFSLAKRFDVPVCADPTSTFLAGKLHPYLPSLYMITPDVDEARVLTRSDITLGLGPIELAKRLVAAGVEIAIVTMGEKGVCYATQQVSGHIPAIATEVKDLTGAGDAMTAAVVFGLLEGMDIDEAVRLGVSASSLTIRCRETVCPDLSLQQLYDNLVI
- the selB gene encoding selenocysteine-specific translation elongation factor gives rise to the protein MGVLGTAGHVDHGKSSLVLALTGIDPDRLREEKEREMTIDLGFAWLDLPDGQRVGIVDVPGHKDFIKNMLAGVGGIDAALLVIAADEGPMPQTREHLDILDLLQVKAGIVALTKIDLVDDPEWLELVEAEITELLEGTSLEGAPIIRVSSRTGEGLDRLKEEIGRLMKSVGAREGKGRGRLPVDRAFTIAGFGTVVTGTLLDGPFRIGDEVEIQPRGLRARIRGLQSHKQKLEVAQPGSRVAVNLSGVDLEAVTRGDVVAIPGTLRPTTMIDASLRYLADAPVPLRHNTLVDFFSGAAEVQAVVRLLDKEQVNPGEACWVQLRLMEPVAVLKGDRFIIRLPSPSVTIGGGVIVDPHPRRRHRRFRPEVIRHLETLAFGTPAELLLQSLRTLEPCTVAELKAKSQIADDVFAQALQECLEQRDVVLLAAGGESAGTPRAEPSAVIMSFAGWQNLRDQIAQLLSDYHRSFPLRRGIPKEELKSRLRLNSKTFNAVLQYAGAQGVIAESDGMVSLPAHRVQFSPEQQAKVDEVLAAFRAQPYTPPSIPELERQLGTELLNACFEQNILVKLNEEVAFLPETFEHMRQAVVEFIQRNGSITVAQARDLFNTSRRYALALMGYLDMIGLTRRVGDERVLR
- the mnmG gene encoding tRNA uridine-5-carboxymethylaminomethyl(34) synthesis enzyme MnmG, which gives rise to MLDTDMYDVIVVGAGHAGCEAALAAARMGARTLLLTMNLDLIAQMPCNPSVGGPGKGHLVREIDALGGEMGRHTDRTMIQIRLLNSSKGPAVQALRAQADKRLYSLYMKLTLEHTPNLELKQAIVEEVLVKGDRVAGVRTANGIEYAGRTVILTTGTFLAGRILSGKFSQPAGRAGEFPAIGLSACLRRLGFQMGRLQTNTPPRVDARTIDFSQTIIQPGSEVPLAFSTAYPPDQVPDVVPELSLPPNPVYPRPAGPAWRPQLPCYMVHTNAETHAVARANLHLSPISGGIIEAAGPRYCPSFEEKLIRFPDKPSHQFFLEPEGWLTNEVYVQGFFTGLPEEVQIAVLHTIPALREAKIMRAGYAIEYDYVPSFQLSHSLETRLVEGLFHAGQINGSSGYEEAAAQGIIAGINAARKVQGRPPLVLGRHQAYIGVLIDDLVTKELTEPYRIMTSRAEYRLLLRQDNADLRLSPLGYEAGLLPYERYARVKAKQEAIQRELERLGNTWLAPSEEVRRVLEEAGLSPTDEPIHLLTFLRRPEVDYGLILRLAPPPEPLPADVMEQVSIEAKYAGYIEKQRKQVERMRRLEDHRIPPDFDYAGVIGLRSEAREKLERFRPATVGQAARLAGVNPADISVLLVHLERGRRQSDKKAG
- the pyk gene encoding pyruvate kinase — translated: MSTCRYFAPPAPWRRTKIICTLGPATSSEEMIRRLIRAGMDVARINFSHGDHATHASAVQMVRAIAREERRNVAIMGDLQGPKLRVGELAGGQMRLQEGGHVRLVAAASVEQGDTIPIPHQELIQHLRPGDVLLLDDGLMSLRVEEVGPAEAVGEVLAGGTLLSHKGISLPGAASSLPAITPKDRADLAFAVQQDFDFIALSFVRQAEDVQELRRLLAELGADIPIVAKIEKREAVENIQAIIQAADAVMVARGDLGVEAPAEEVPLYQKRIIQLARLAAKPVITATQMLESMIHNPRPTRAEASDVANAILDGTDAVMLSGETAIGKYPVEAVEMMVRIALATERAFPYERELERVGPLPADGVTDAVTQATCEIAHELSAKAIIPSTMSGYTARMVSRHRPATPILVCTPSEKVCRQMALVWGAHAALVPEYQGTDEMIRTADRAAVACGMATAGDLVVITAGIPSGGRGKTNMVYVHRVMGEA
- the phoU gene encoding phosphate signaling complex protein PhoU, encoding MPRETFASELHDLEMQLAGMAGAVDQAIANALRALVDRDRALAEQVIAQDLEINQREREIIERCLVLIATQQPMAGDLRVILSVYSIASELERMGDHAEGVANISLRLMEEPLLKPLIDIPRMAETAREMLKEQMQAFLQRDVERARRASSLDDLVDNLYDQVYRELLVYMMQDPGTIRRATLLLWVAHNLERIADRTTNIGERVLFLVTGRVEELNPTPKKHER
- a CDS encoding zinc ribbon domain-containing protein, yielding MNTIMVVLEVILALTGGFLAALWISLVIWTFRDIRSRTRDIFAQLLATLLVLVLNIPGLLLYLILRPPERLTEAYERALEEEALLQDIEERAVCPACKRQVEKDFILCPACHTPLKKRCPECGRVLQLRWTICPYCGAPQDGAGTGAEQAAPAEEYLHPQAPFDEEEMETAAWPASGSSSSLTSSED
- a CDS encoding L,D-transpeptidase family protein: MPSTVLDWMRRPARRRDFTQVPEDWLAVLRRAQEGDSSPARQMLAEYLSRHPDAVLGWFWLACVSDNPWEVLSALRKVEELGGGDVPAVRQGMTWAQERIARGERAVPMQAPFVPALRAPRANGRRYRPVVPVSSSPLRWPLVVGLIAIALVVALGFGWVLAGNGVLSAETPVSLPDAPSAGKEVSIPRWLSAGAGASRPAEKALSLAEEHARRAEGLLQRGDFRQALSELDAAIALRPYDMQFQEAHALAAQYWTGLQRYHAGDWPGAVQALETLWHTASGYREVGRFLGQAYFEWGMAEQHAGRLDEAERLYQRAMQLLPESVDVEDKLLEIHHIRNPIPTGWDKKIVVDIASQRFYAYEGKRLVYEFVCSTGGAGSPTVPGEYQVLDKIPVAYSSAWHLEMPYWLGIYWSGTLENGIHALPILSNGQVLWEGYLGRPVSFGCIILSTEAAKTIYDWAEIGTPVIIR